A single window of Malus sylvestris chromosome 5, drMalSylv7.2, whole genome shotgun sequence DNA harbors:
- the LOC126621804 gene encoding uncharacterized protein LOC126621804, with translation MEKSGVSSVPLSSDGSRELQCIGKLEIERPNPVGFLCGSIPVPTDKAFHSFDSALIPSRQTVSAPRYRMLPTETDLKSPPLLSPDKVLPIAAVHSKAAGDIAWDGGTVTSNLTRKCEALAVSGLVEYGDEIDVIAPADILKQIFKMPYSKARLSIAVQRVDHTLVLNAGPDIEEGEKLIRRRKNQSKGADQSLFLNFAMHSVRMEACDCPPTHHVPSREQSNSSVLPGANTQFVGQHNDVAPGGKSNRPEYAQVKGDDFFLAKKKDKKNKGRNPVKKDSQVGEKSRSSIQESEKHRRAGNDGFLRVLFWQFHNFRMLIGSDLLLFSNEKYVAVSLHLWDVSRQVTPLTWLEAWLDNVMASVPEMAICYHENGVVQGYELLKTDDIFLLKGISEEGAPAFHPYVVQQNGLSVLRFLQENCKQDPGAYWLYKNAGEDVIQLFDLSVIPKNCSSNECDDSSSSLPSILHRGRSDSLYSLGTLLYRSAHRLSLSVAPNNMAKCARFFQKCLEFLDAPDHLVVRASAHEQFARLILNHDEELELASDDLPVGCELTVTDAEEDSLDFLSSISESTVHEEPRLVGEEKSYDYGQNVEDLVTEASVKMTLEANVYSPRKLIAEGSMDYGDLTEAVPNSSGIESSAVCKLPATTGHVVQTVAEPISSKLAAIHHVSQAIKSLRWMRQLQTTESKLMDQESETHDRPPSSVNLSVCACGDADCIEVCDIREWLPTSTLDHKLWKLVLLLGESYLALGQAYKEDCQLHQALKVVELACSVYGSMPQHLEDTKFISSMNSFFSSPTKFNYTNKKTTSSNSDQEDLSSSSTHGCLSFEQFSSIYLFWAKAWTLVGDVYVEFHLAKDGVISPPVERKYSIRELKVSSEVVKEVKRLKKKLGQYTQNCSSCSLVNCSCQSDRASSGSSASSSGDMSSVNSGRKYSKRPHAKSNAFPLLRDPEDDSLCLKMESGKVSDCGYLNQKRNGETIVQSSSTDKFVGKHVESGSSGNLEGSLGVDDMGPMLASQTNSSLRETMKLKNGGIFKYLGGPAVGDAENNLSEALCCYGEATKALGGLPSSFAELQSIMKKKGWVCNELGRNRLEKKEIKKAELAFVDAIKAFREVSDHTNIILINCNLGHGRRALAEEMVSKIDNLKGHPIFHNAYNQALETAKLEYSESLKYYGAAKAELDAFVEEAGSDLNNLRTEVYTQFAHTYLRLGMLLAREDTTVDVYETGVMVDVRRSTSPSGRKSRKQSRKHEISANDAIREALSVYESLGELRKQEAAYSYFQLACYHRDRCLKFLEPDHKKNNLSKGENTIIQRVKQYASLAERNMQKAMDFYGPKTHPTMYLTILIERSALSLSLSSPLHSNAMLESALSCLLEGRYVSETDSDCLKTNHPEVHAKFWNQLQMLLKKMLGMALSSRASKSSVSQPASVSNRCGDTEKLRQLYKFSLNSTMLNQLDAMHFLWTS, from the exons ATGGAGAAATCAGGGGTGTCATCGGTACCGTTGAGCTCCGATGGCTCTCGAGAGCTTCAGTGCATCGGCAAGTTAGAAATCGAAAGGCCGAACCCCGTCGGCTTCCTCTGCGGCTCCATCCCTGTTCCCACCGATAAAGCCTTCCACTCTTTCGATTCCGCTCTCATTCCCTCCCGCCAAAC AGTGAGTGCTCCGCGGTATCGAATGCTTCCGACAGAGACCGACCTCAAGAGCCCGCCGCTCCTTTCACCGGACAAAGTTCTTCCCATTGCTGCCGTGCACTCCAAGGCCGCCGGAG ATATAGCTTGGGATGGTGGCACTGTTACATCAAATCTCACTAGAAAATGCGAGGCCCTTGCGGTGTCTGGATTGGTTGAGTATGGGGATGAGATCGACGTCATTGCTCCAGCTGACATTCTGAAGCAGATCTTCAAAATGCCTTATTCCAAGGCTCGATTATCAATTGCAGTTCAGCGTGTTGATCACACGCTTGTTCTGAATGCTGG GCCTGACATTGAAGAGGGGGAAAAGTTAATAAGAAGACgtaaaaatcaatcaaaaggTGCAGATCAGtctttgtttttgaattttgctATGCATTCTGTTCGGATGGAAGCTTGTGATTGCCCACCAACTCATCATGTCCCATCACGAGAGCAATCAAACTCCTCTGTTCTTCCTGGGGCAAATACTCAGTTTGTGGGACAGCACAATGATGTTGCTCCAGGTGGAAAATCAAATCGTCCAGAATACGCACAGGTTAAAGGGGATGATTTCTTTTTGGCAAAGAAGAAGGATAAGAAAAATAAGGGGCGCAATCCTGTCAAAAAGGATTCACAAGTTGGCGAGAAGTCCAGGAGCTCAATACAAGAGTCTGAAAAACATAGAAGAGCTGGTAACGATGGGTTTCTAAGGGTTTTGTTTTGGCAATTTCACAATTTCCGCATGCTCATAGGGAGTGACCTGCTTCTGTTCAGTAATGAAAAATATGTTGCTGTTAGCTTGCATCTCTGGGATGTGTCACGACAG GTTACACCATTAACTTGGCTTGAAGCCTGGCTTGACAATGTCATGGCAAGTGTGCCTGAGATGGCCATTTGTTATCATGAAAACGGTGTTGTGCAGGGATATGAGCTTTTGAAAACAGATGATATATTTCTACTAAAAGGGATCTCTGAGGAAGGCGCTCCTGCTTTTCATCCTTATGTGGTGCAGCAAAACGGCCTTTCCGTTTTGAGGTTCCTTCAAGAAAACTGCAAGCAAGATCCTGGAGCTTATTGG CTGTATAAAAATGCTGGGGAAGATGTCATTCAACTCTTTGATCTTTCTGTTATTCCCAAGAACTGTTCTTCTAATGAGTGTGATGATAGCTCAAGCTCCCTTCCTTCTATATTGCATCGAGGAAGAAGTGATTCTCTGTATTCATTGGGGACTCTCTTGTATAGAAGTGCTCACAGGCTTTCACTTTCAGTG GCTCCAAATAATATGGCAAAGTGTGCCAGATTCTTCCAAAAATGTTTGGAATTTCTAGATGCACCAGATCATCTG GTTGTGCGTGCATCTGCACATGAACAATTTGCGAGGCTTATTTTGAACCACGATGAAGAGCTGGAATTAGCATCTGATGATCTGCCTGTAGGATGTGAACTTACTGTTACTGATGCTGAAGAAGATTCTTTGGACTTTTTAAGTAGCATTTCTGAATCAACAGTCCATGAAGAACCCCGCCTGGTGGGAGAGGAGAAATCATATGACTATGGtcaaaatgttgaagatttagtAACTGAAGCTTCGGTAAAGATGACTTTAGAAGCAAATGTATATTCTCCAAGAAAATTGATAGCAGAAGGTAGCATGGACTACGGAGATTTGACAGAAGCTGTACCAAATTCCTCTGGTATTGAAAGCTCTGCAGTTTGCAAATTGCCTGCAACAACCGGACATGTAGTTCAAACTGTTGCTGAACCAATCTCTTCTAAGCTAGCTGCAATACATCATGTTTCTCAAGCCATTAAATCTCTCAGATGGATGCGCCAACTGCAAACTACTGAATCCAAGTTAATGGACCAGGAGAGTGAAACCCATGATAGGCCACCTTCATCTGTTAATCTTTCTGTTTGTGCATGTGGTGATGCTGACTGTATCGAAGTGTGTGACATTAGAGAATGGCTTCCAACATCAACATTGGACCACAAATTGTGGAAACTTGTTCTTTTGCTTGGAGAGTCATATTTGGCGCTTGGACAAGCCTATAAGGAGGATTGTCAGTTGCATCAAGCTTTGAAGGTTGTAGAATTGGCATGTTCTGTATATGGATCAATGCCTCAGCATCTTGAAGACACAAAATTCATTTCTTCCATGAATAGTTTCTTCTCATCACCAACAAAATTCAATTATACTAATAAAAAGACTACATCATCTAATAGTGATCAGGAAGATCTGAGCTCCAGCTCCACTCATGGTTGTCTTTCTTTCGAGCAGTTCTCGTCCATTTACCTCTTCTGGGCCAAGGCATGGACACTGGTTGGAGATGTTTATGTTGAATTCCATTTGGCTAAGGATGGTGTGATCTCTCCACCAGTAGAGAGAAAATATTCTATTAGAGAGTTGAAAGTTTCATCTGAGGTTGTCAAAGAAGTTAAAAGGCTCAAGAAGAAGTTGGGGCAGTATACGCAAAACTGCAGTTCATGTTCTCTAGTAAATTGCAGCTGCCAGAGTGATAGGGCAAGCAGTGGTAGCAGTGCAAGTAGTAGTGGTGATATGAGCTCAGTAAATTCTGGCAGGAAATACAGTAAAAGACCACATGCTAAGAGCAATGCCTTCCCCCTTTTAAGAGACCCAGAAGATGATAGTCTTTGTTTAAAAATGGAGAGTGGAAAGGTTTCTGATTGCGGATATCTAAACCAAAAGAGAAACGGCGAAACCATTGTACAGTCTTCGAGTACAGATAAGTTTGTAGGGAAACATGTGGAATCTGGTAGTTCTGGCAATTTAGAAGGCAGTTTAGGAGTGGATGACATGGGGCCAATGCTGGCCTCCCAAACTAATTCTTCTCTgagagaaacaatgaaattgaaaaatgGAGGGATATTCAAGTACCTTGGTGGTCCTGCAGTTGGAGATGCTGAAAACAATCTTTCAGAAGCCCTATGCTGTTATGGAGAAGCTACAAAAGCATTAGGTGGTCTTCCATCCAGTTTTGCAGAACTACAATCTATAATGAAAAAGAAAGGGTGGGTATGCAATGAACTGGGTCGAAACAGgcttgaaaagaaagaaataaaaaaagctGAACTTGCTTTTGTAGATGCTATAAAAGCATTCAGAGAAGTCTCTGATCATACCAACATCATATTGATAAACTGCAACTTGGGGCATGGAAGACGGGCATTGGCAGAAGAGATGGTATCAAAGATTGATAATCTCAAGGGGCATCCAATCTTTCATAACGCATACAACCAAGCATTGGAGACTGCCAAGTTAGAATATAGTGAATCCCTTAAGTATTATGGGGCAGCAAAAGCGGAACTCGATGCTTTTGTTGAAGAGGCTGGCTCTGATTTAAACAATTTGAGGACTGAGGTATATACACAGTTTGCTCATACGTATCTGAGGCTAGGAATGCTCTTGGCAAGAGAAGATACAACTGTTGATGTCTATGAAACTGGAGTGATGGTAGATGTGCGACGTTCCACCAGCCCTAGTGGCAGAAAATCAAGAAAACAATCACGAAAGCATGAGATTTCAGCCAATGATGCCATCCGGGAGGCACTGTCTGTTTATGAGTCATTAGGTGAATTGCGGAAACAGGAGGCTGCATATTCATATTTTCAGTTGGCTTGCTACCACAGGGATCGTTGTTTGAAATTCTTAGAGCCAGATCATAAGAAAAACAACTTATCCAAAGGTGAAAACACAATTATCCAACGGGTCAAGCAATATGCATCCTTGGCGGAGAGGAACATGCAAAAggccatggatttttatggccCAAAAACACATCCTACCATGTACTTAACTATTCTTATAGAGAGATCAGCTCTTTCATTGAGCCTTTCAAGCCCTTTACACTCAAATGCA ATGTTGGAATCGGCTTTGTCTTGCTTGCTTGAAGGGCGGTATGTGTCAGAAACAGACTCGGACTGTTTGAAAACCAACCACCCCGAGGTACATGCCAAGTTTTGGAATCAGTTGCAGATGCTTTTGAAGAAGATGCTGGGGATGGCGCTTTCCTCACGCGCAAGCAAATCTTCGGTTTCTCAGCCAGCTTCAGTATCCAACAGGTGTGGGGATACTGAAAAACTTAGGCAGCTTTACAAATTCTCTCTCAATTCCACAATGTTGAATCAATTGGATGCTATGCACTTCCTGTGGACATCATAA
- the LOC126621809 gene encoding NADH dehydrogenase [ubiquinone] 1 alpha subcomplex subunit 8-B-like — MASAVDPAGDPIPTSAVLTAAAKHIRFNCQAENVAFLKCKKKDPNPEKCLDKGRQVTRCVLTLLKDLHQRCTKEMDAYVGCMYYNTNEFDLCRKEQEEFEKKCPLA, encoded by the exons ATGGCAAGCGCAGTGGACCCAGCAGGAGATCCGATCCCAACATCGGCAGTTCTGACGGCGGCGGCGAAGCACATTCGGTTCAACTGCCAAGCGGAGAACGTGGCTTTTCTCAAGTGCAAGAAGAAGGACCCAAACCCTGAGAAGTGTCTCGACAAGGGTCGCCAAGTCACTCGATGCGTTCTTACCCT GCTGAAAGATCTTCATCAGAGGTGCACGAAAGAGATGGATGCTTATGTTGGATGCATGTATTACAATACAAATGAATTTGATTTATGTCGCAAAGAGCAAGAGGAATTCGAGAAAAAATGCCCGTTAGCTTAA
- the LOC126621806 gene encoding uncharacterized protein LOC126621806, with amino-acid sequence MFSTCKLPIKIMPPSSRQANEVEILRTTTRVTIDELAFLDPDLYKNDTFLCKAFVKRFDTRYDWWYNACSSCVKQMHKDPSTGQLICQKHPNQIPTPWYKVNLILEDITNEISALIIGKAREKLFGMPCKDLVMNQRLIDQQQLPNEFLRLIGQKKIFHLRFENRKNSFNSSDVLVYNLSDDTAIEPITPQILPRALTISSTTVSSLTSPLETSGESHKRKRESVRKAFFTGSEQSEA; translated from the exons AT GTTCTCAACCTGTAAACTCCCTATAAAAATAATGCCTCCTTCTTCAAGGCAAGCAAATGAGGTTGAAATTCTACGTACAACAACAAGAGTAACAATAGATGAGTTGGCCTTTTTGGATCCTGATTTGTATAAG AATGATACATTCCTATGTAAAGCATTTGTCAAACGTTTTGACACACGTTATGATTGGTGGTACAATGCTTGCTCTAGCTGTGTCAAACAAATGCATAAGGACCCATCGACTGGACAACTCATCTGTCAGAAACACCCCAACCAAATTCCAACACCATG gtACAAAGTTAATTTGATTCTTGAAGACATCACTAATGAAATTAGTGCTTTGATAATTGGCAAAGCTAGAGAAAAACTCTTTGGTATGCCCTGCAAAGATTTGGTCATGAATCAGAGATTGATTGACCAACAACAACTGCCAAATGAGTTTTTGCGACTGATTGGACAAAAGAAGATTTTCCACTTGCGATtcgaaaatagaaaaaatagtttCAACTCAAGTGATGTGCTGGTTTACAATTTGTCTGATGATACAGCTATAGAACCAATAACTCCACAGATCTTACCAAGAGCACTCACAATATCATCCACTACTGTATCATCTTTGACCTCACCACTTGAAACAAGTGGAGAATCACATAAACGAAAGAGGGAGTCTGTGAGGAAAGCTTTTTTTACTGGCAGTGAACAAAG TGAAGCATAA
- the LOC126624250 gene encoding subtilisin-like protease SBT3.11, translating into MLSTASSNAFLSLILLLNLIIFSVFAMADESAPKSVAASSSETAVHIVYTERPLENEEPESYHIRTLASVLGSEEAAKEALVYSYKTAASGFSAKLTPQQVDQISKLPGVLQVVPSRTFQLHSGPGKLQ; encoded by the exons ATGCTAAGCACCGCCAGCTCCAACGCTTTCCTGTctttaattttgcttttgaatcTCATCATCTTCTCTGTGTTCGCTATGGCCGACGAATCTGCTCCCAAATCCGTCGCTGCTTCTTCTTCCGAAACGGCGGTCCACATCGTTTACACCGAACGCCCTCTTGAAAATGAGGAGCCTGAGTCCTATCACATCCGAACCCTAGCCTCCGTCCTCGGcag tGAGGAGGCTGCGAAGGAGGCTCTGGTATACAGTTACAAGACGGCTGCCAGTGGATTCTCCGCTAAGCTCACTCCTCAGCAGGTCGACCAAATTTCAA AGCTACCTGGGGTCCTTCAGGTTGTACCAAGCAGGACATTCCAGCTACATTCAGGACCGGGAAAGCTGCAGTAG